A genomic window from Sphingobacterium spiritivorum includes:
- a CDS encoding Crp/Fnr family transcriptional regulator, which translates to MDLKEIVNDIYALPESAMLLFQEIVKEVSLPKGYTLMEADRVEDTLYFIRKGIARAYAYLENTEMTFWFGVEGSALISMRSYIEHKSGYEYIELLEDCVLYQFKTSDLQRLYESNIHIANWGRKFAERELIKTETRMINREFKTAAERYQDLMDHYPHLLQRVQLGYIASFLGITQVSLSRIRADKR; encoded by the coding sequence ATGGATTTAAAGGAGATCGTCAATGACATCTATGCACTTCCGGAAAGTGCTATGCTTCTGTTTCAGGAAATTGTAAAAGAAGTCTCTCTTCCTAAGGGGTATACATTGATGGAGGCGGATAGAGTGGAGGATACTCTTTATTTTATCCGAAAGGGAATAGCGAGAGCGTATGCCTATCTGGAAAATACAGAAATGACATTTTGGTTTGGGGTAGAGGGTAGCGCTCTGATTTCTATGCGAAGTTATATCGAGCACAAAAGCGGATATGAGTATATCGAACTTCTGGAAGATTGTGTTTTATACCAGTTCAAAACGAGTGATTTACAGCGATTATATGAAAGTAACATTCATATAGCAAACTGGGGTCGAAAATTTGCCGAGCGGGAACTGATAAAAACAGAAACGCGAATGATAAACCGTGAATTTAAGACGGCTGCAGAACGATATCAGGACCTGATGGATCATTATCCGCATCTGCTGCAACGTGTTCAGCTTGGGTATATCGCTTCCTTTCTTGGTATTACACAGGTGAGTCTGAGCCGGATCAGAGCAGACAAACGCTAG
- a CDS encoding DMT family transporter produces the protein MNWVILILGGLFEVGFTFCLGKAKETSGNDTYLWYGGFFACLLISMYLLIRATQSLPLGTAYAVWTGIGAVGTVLVGILVFKEPATFMRLLFITTLVGSIIGLKAVSSH, from the coding sequence ATGAATTGGGTTATTTTAATTCTCGGGGGACTTTTTGAAGTTGGATTTACTTTCTGTCTGGGAAAGGCAAAAGAAACATCAGGTAATGACACCTACCTTTGGTACGGCGGTTTTTTTGCCTGTTTACTGATCAGTATGTATTTACTGATCCGCGCTACACAGTCACTTCCCTTAGGAACGGCTTATGCCGTATGGACAGGTATTGGTGCAGTAGGAACAGTTTTGGTGGGTATTCTGGTGTTTAAAGAGCCGGCAACATTTATGAGACTCTTGTTTATCACTACATTAGTAGGTTCGATTATAGGACTTAAAGCAGTTTCTTCTCATTAA